From a region of the Pochonia chlamydosporia 170 chromosome Unknown PCv3seq00033, whole genome shotgun sequence genome:
- a CDS encoding ribonuclease H domain-containing protein (similar to Metarhizium robertsii ARSEF 23 XP_007816575.1): protein MSPGSFEYSSASPVNSPRTTAQYNSTMLSHLHVIDDSDADDGIGHVVDDSESDDGSGYVVDDSDSDDSIGPVELPDGRLVCRPHGLTFCPYCCVDFSFMEELLEDPEERLERETNELYEQLSDEMQADIDARWGSPRRLADGPAYHGNNGTKTGFHIIDTAASSEPCGRTIRRGTGRVFPTKFNPPSATSAPGVLFPAGIGHQAIPPVARFIRRDDSEQLLIYADGACLNNGQPNPKAGWAFVFKPDTNQPSGIVSARLEKKGPFGDAFAQTSNRAELRAVLAALRFRHWRGGGFSTLVFATDSEYVAEGATSWIRGWVRNGWKTSTGADVKNKDMWEVLLGEVER from the coding sequence ATGTCCCCTGGCTCCTTCGAATATTCCAGTGCCTCTCCCGTCAACTCGCCTCGGACAACAGCTCAGTACAACTCCACTATGCTTTCACATCTCCACGTCATTGACGActctgatgctgatgacgGCATTGGACACGTTGTTGATGACTCTGAGAGTGATGACGGCAGTGGATACGTTGTTGATGACTCTGATAGTGATGACAGCATTGGACCCGTTGAGCTACCCGATGGCCGCCTGGTCTGTCGCCCCCACGGCTTGACATTTTGCCCATACTGTTGCGTCGACTTTAGTTTCATGGAGGAGCTGTTGGAAGACCCAGAGGAACGGCTGGAGCGCGAGACGAACGAACTTTATGAGCAATTGAGCGATGAAATGCAGGCCGACATTGATGCGCGATGGGGTTCCCCCAGAAGGCTTGCAGACGGTCCAGCATACCATGGAAACAATGGAACCAAAACTGGCTTCCACATCATCGATACAGCCGCATCATCGGAACCTTGCGGCCGCACCATCAGACGAGGCACAGGACGTGTCTTTCCCACCAAGTTCAATCCGCCGTCAGCGACTTCCGCCCCCGGAGTATTGTTCCCAGCCGGAATTGGCCATCAAGCTATCCCGCCCGTTGCTCGATTCATCCGCCGCGACGATTCGGAACAATTACTGATCTATGCCGATGGTGCCTGTCTCAACAATGGACAGCCCAACCCAAAGGCTGGATGGGCATTCGTCTTCAAGCCCGATACTAACCAGCCGTCTGGGATTGTGTCTGCCCGCCTTGAGAAGAAAGGACCCTTCGGAGACGCATTCGCCCAGACCAGCAACCGGGCTGAGCTACGAGCTGTGCTTGCTGCTCTCCGATTCCGGCACTGGCGAGGCGGGGGGTTCTCGACGTTAGTTTTCGCTACGGACTCCGAATATGTGGCAGAAGGGGCCACGTCGTGGATTCGCGGCTGGGTGCGGAATGGATGGAAAACGAGCACGGGCGCTGATGTCAAGAACAAGGATATGTGGGAGGTACTGCTTGGGGAGGTTGAGCGGTAG
- a CDS encoding reverse transcriptase, RNaseH (similar to Metarhizium robertsii ARSEF 23 XP_011410959.1) — protein sequence MLSHYHVSSGRLQLNSKQRASSPVDDRRDNPTKRSRTTVKPKKAVKNLGTCSMDKKQIGDSVKAALALSKYALNRTLQMDTAFFRAFFIDNKALANPLQITPAEFDDATPVVVVDVGHHQAGELLGVSKVKGGNRFARTYLAAMCVVFYPDKGIAKLWLSV from the exons ATGTTGTCACATTATCACGTATCCAGTGGACGGTTACAACTAAACAGCAAGCAGCGTGCATCGTCACCAGTCGACGACCGCCGGGACAACCCGACGAAAAGGTCCCGCACAACTGTCAAACCCAAGAAAGCCGTCAAGAATCTTGGCACATGttccatggacaagaagcagatTGGGGACAGCGTCAAAGCAGCACTGGCTTTGAGTAAGTACGCGCTCAATCGAACA CTCCAAATGGACACGGCCTTCTTCCGCGCATTCTTCATCGATAACAAGGCCCTCGCCAACCCTCTGCAGATCACGCCCGCAGAGTTCGACGACGCCACccccgtcgtcgtcgtggaCGTCGGTCACCACCAAGCCGGCGAGCTGCTTGGTGtcagcaaggtcaagggaGGAAATAGGTTCGCCAGGACGTACTTGGCGGCCATGTGTGTTGTGTTCTACCCAGACAAGGGGATCGCCAAGCTCTGGCTGTCTGTGTAG
- a CDS encoding PIF1-like helicase domain-containing protein, with protein MASARHQDEARQDDECCCSSSGVASEWVTDCSWDILDLDAGGPVGAALSSRESPTQAHTVVPIDTQRANPSSEEHAESQRVAGNSTKPHTKQRDPGALTGESLNNPEPALCQEQQDLVDLIASGRNVFYTGSAGCGKSTVLKAALLRLQAIGLVVHVLAPTGRAALQVNGVSTWSYMGWTPDHHKLPIEKLISSAFREHVRRRLKSTDVLIIDEISMVENHHLERMNICMKEARRWKQDEPAPFGGAQVVVTGDFCQLPPVKPFQYCVVCGQDMKADDYETEFNCRANHGPFREHEKWAFMSKAWEECKFAYVELKQIHRQNDEHFIKMLQKCRLGIPFSQDETVTLVDHPCNVTNATRLFSTRAEVAKVNIESFNRLRTPIVTYQALDGFVWHHAEHPHLEHCNDRFTDGSLVALKDHRLERQVQLRVGHTGPTGHSPDPPTIHGDYAALKERQVQRFTSGQKQRVWPRVLFHNGQRRTIYADCTVNSVGNREPYSLLHRTQIPLVAAWAMSIHKSQGTTLDRVIVDVTRAFEEGQVYVALSRATSLHGLKVKGNPDGLSVGRGGNADVQRFLREKFGARLPQLQP; from the exons ATGGCGTCGGCCCGCCACCAAGACGAAGCGAGGCAGGACGACGAGTGCTGCTGTTCCTCTTCCGGTGTTGCCTCCGAGTGGGTCACTGACTGCAGCTGGGACATTCTCGACCTTGACGCTGGTGGCCCAGTTGGTGCAGCGCTATCGAGCAGAGAATCGCCGACCCAAGCCCACACAGTTGTCCCGATCGACACGCAGCGAGCAAATCCGTCGTCAGAGGAACATGCCGAATCGCAGCGAGTAGCAGGCAATAGCACCAAGCCACACACGAAACAACGGGACCCCGGAGCTCTGACAGGAGAATCTCTCAACAACCCTGAGCCCGCTCTGTGTCAGGAGCAACAAGACCTGGTCGATCTGATAGCCAGCGGTCGCAATGTCTTCTACACAGGCTCGGCAGGGTGCGGCAAGTCCACCGTCCTGAAGGCTGCGCTTTTGAGGCTCCAAGCCATCGGCCTagtcgtccatgtcttggCGCCAACTGGCCGAGCAGCCCTCCAGGTCAACGGCGTGTCGACGTGGTCCTACATGGGCTGGACGCCAGATCACCACAAGCTTCCGATAGAGAAGCTTATAAGTTCAGCGTTCCGCGAGCATGTCCGGCGGCGTCTCAAGAGCACCGACGTGCTTATCATCGACGAGATAAGCATGGTCGAGAACCATCACCTGGAGCGTATGAACATTTGTATGAAGGAGGCTAGGCGATGGAAGCAGGACGAACCGGCTCCATTTGGCGGAGCACAGGTTGTCGTGACTGGCGACTTCTGCCAACTGCCTCCGGTGAAGCCCTTTCAGTATTGCGTCGTCTGCGGGCAAGACATGAAGGCAGACGATTACGAAACTGAGTTTAACTGTCGGGCGAATCATGGGCCGTTCCGCGAGCATGAGAAGTGGGCGTTCATGAGTAAGGCGTGGGAAGAATGTAAATTTGCATACGTGGAGCTGAAACAAATTCATCGACAGAATGATGAACACTTTATCAAGATGTTGCAAAAATGCCGACTTGGGATTCCATTCTCGCAGGATGAGACAGTGACGTTGGTAGACCATCCGTGCAATGTCACCAACGCCACGCGACTCTTTTCCACGAGGGCTGAGGtggccaaggtcaacataGAGAGCTTTAACAGGCTGCGGACCCCCATAGTCACATACCAGGCCTTGGACGGATTTGTTTGGCACCACGCCGAGCACCCACATCTGGAGCACTGCAATGATCGCTTCACGGACGGGTCTCTGGTTGCTCTCAAAGACCACCGCCTAGAACGACAGGTACAACTAAGGGTAG GGCACACAGGGCCGACGGGACATTCCCCGGATCCTCCCACCATCCATGGGGACTATGCAGCTCTgaaagaaagacaagtcCAGCGTTTCACGAGCGGACAAAAGCAGAGAGTTTGGCCCCGGGTGCTCTTTCACAACGGCCAGAGACGCACCATTTACGCAGATTGCACAGTCAACTCGGTCGGTAACCGGGAACCCTACTCACTCTTACACCGCACACAGATTCCCCTTGTAGCCGCCTGGGCCATGAGCATCCACAAAAGTCAGGGAACGACGCTGGACCGGGTCATTGTCGACGTGACGAGGGCTTTTGAAGAGGGTCAGGTGTATGTGGCCCTGTCCAGGGCGACGAGTCTGCATGGCCTCAAGGTCAAGGGTAACCCGGACGGTCTATCTGTTGGGCGCGGAGGCAACGCCGATGTCCAACGGTTTCTCAGGGAAAAGTTCGGAGCCAGGCTCCCGCAGTTACAGCCTTGA
- a CDS encoding transposase-like protein (similar to Beauveria bassiana ARSEF 2860 XP_008603484.1), with amino-acid sequence MPQQRLQFVQPSQRKGSITSDNLSESSGQQLHDTDESRTSQYQSSRPHTASIASCAKPRTSWVFCHMPDEEIETRYYNQRTGKEEWRCKHCEKTYSCSGGTAAPAKHLTDPPPDGHGLPKGAPRSAKVRTIRTILEQARLTAEENVRKRRRFNDQYGDSIDPDQLEVLYVRFITACSLPFRLVECPEFRALLAYINADVDTWLPDTHQTVKKWIMRQYEDQKEKVKQRIQSAKSRIHISCDLWTSPNSLAILGIVAHYVTEDCKLEHHTLALKDIDSEHDGSHLAAAIMEVVEDWGFASKLGYFVMDNASNNDTMMKSLSLALLRQFDIQYDPKSHRLRCQGHIINLAAKAFLFVTDNEKLEQEDLGLHNVTLKQIEAWRQKGPLGKLHNFVVYIQRSVQRSQKFMAISHNRKLARDNDTRWNSWYTMLQAALNLRDAINGYFNKWVEAECAGDELSAEDWAILEKIKSLLFRTHRIVGPSCSISIRRATRF; translated from the exons ATGCCTCAACAACGCTTGCAGTTTGTTCAACCGTCGCAACGAAAAGGTTCAATAACATCCGACAACCTTTCGGAGAGTTCCGGTCAGCAGCTACATGACACAGACGAGAGCCGAACCTCTCAATACCAATCGTCGCGACCTCACACAGCCTCTATAGCCTCTTGCGCGAAGCCAAGAACGTCATGGGTCTTCTGTCATATGCCAGACGAGGAGATTGAAACCAGATATTACAATCAACGAACTGGAAAAGAGGAATGGCGCTGCAAACACTGCGAGAAAACATATTCTTGTTCTGGTGGAACTGCGGCTCCAGCCAAGCACCTCACGGACCCTCCCCCTGACGGTCATGGTCTCCCAAAAGGCGCTCCACGATCCGCTAAAGTAAGAACTATAAGAACTATTCTtgaacaagctcgtcttaCGGCTGAAGAAAATGTCCGAAAACGCCGCCGGTTTAACGATCAATACGGAGACTCGATCGACCCGGACCAGCTCGAAGTGTTGTACGTAAGGTTTATTACCgcctgttctcttccatttcggctgGTGGAATGCCCAGAATTCCGAGCCCTATTGGCCTACATTAATGCCGACGTCGATACTTGGCTTCCAGACACGCACCAAACTGTCAAGAAATGGATTATGCGGCAGTATGAAgatcagaaggagaaggtcaagcagCGCATACAGTCCGCAAAGTCAAGGATTCACATCAGCTGCGACCTTTGGACTTCTCCCAACTCTTTAGCAATCTTAGGTATAGTTGCTCACTATGTCACGGAAGACTGCAAGCTAGAACACCACACTTTGGCCTTAAAAGACATCGACAgtgagcatgatggttcTCACCTTGCTGCGGCAATcatggaagtggttgaagacTGGGGTTTTGCTTCCAAACTTGGATATTTCGtgatggacaatgcaagcaacaacgacacaatgatgaagtccCTTTCTCTTG CCCTTCTACGCCAATTTGACATTCAATATgatcccaaatctcaccgactccgctgccaaggtcataTTATCAACCTAGCCGCAAAAGCCTTCCTCTTCGTTACCGATAACGAGAAGCTCGAACAGGAAGATTTGGGTCTGCATAATGTGACACTAAAGCAGATTGAAGCGTGGCGGCAAAAAGGtcctcttggcaagcttcataATTTTGTCGTTTATATTCAAAGAAGTGTtcaacgcagccaaaagtTTATGGCTATTAGCCATAACCGCAAGCTTGCGCGAGACAACGACACAAGGTGGAATTCGTGGTATACCATGCTGCAAGCGGCCTTGAATCTTAGAGACGCAATTAATGGctatttcaacaaatgggtaGAAGCAGAGTGTGCTGGAGACGAGCTCTCTGCAGAGGACTGGGCCAtcctcgagaagatcaaATCATTGCTGTTCAGGACTCACCGAATTGTCGGACCGTCGTGTTCTATTTCGATCAGGAGAGCTACCCGATTTTAG